From the Candidatus Methylomirabilota bacterium genome, one window contains:
- a CDS encoding sugar phosphate isomerase/epimerase: protein MPNPLSLHTWTLDTTPLARVLDIVKTTGWDAIELRRLDFKRAADAGQPAEAVLDLVRRSALGVSCVGVELGWLWAEGAERARLLAAFDESCRWAKDLGSRTVMSPVDRGEGPVARAADSVKEVGDIAGRHGVRLALEFNSQCAQINTLRSVREVLARAAHPQVGLLLDTYHLQRSGAKPDDLADVAPAEIAYVQFSDVPRSGLVPGQALDRLPPGQGSVPFAAWFATFAGKGYSGYCSYEAPNPAAWARDPTVVSREALQATRAVAGGSVA from the coding sequence TTGCCAAACCCCCTCTCGCTCCACACCTGGACGCTCGACACGACGCCGCTCGCCCGTGTCCTCGACATCGTCAAGACCACCGGCTGGGATGCGATCGAGCTTCGCCGTCTCGACTTCAAGCGCGCGGCCGATGCCGGGCAGCCCGCCGAGGCGGTGCTCGATCTCGTCAGACGGAGCGCTCTCGGCGTCTCGTGCGTCGGCGTCGAGCTGGGCTGGCTATGGGCCGAGGGCGCGGAGCGCGCGCGGCTCCTCGCCGCCTTCGACGAGTCGTGCCGCTGGGCCAAGGATCTCGGTAGCCGTACCGTCATGAGTCCCGTCGACCGGGGTGAAGGCCCTGTCGCGCGCGCGGCCGACAGCGTCAAGGAGGTGGGCGACATCGCGGGCCGCCACGGCGTCAGGCTCGCCCTCGAGTTCAACTCCCAGTGCGCGCAGATCAATACGCTTCGCAGCGTGCGCGAAGTGCTGGCCAGGGCGGCGCACCCGCAGGTGGGACTGCTGCTCGACACGTATCACCTCCAGAGGAGCGGGGCCAAGCCGGACGACCTCGCGGATGTCGCGCCCGCCGAGATCGCCTATGTCCAGTTCAGCGATGTGCCGAGGAGCGGGCTCGTGCCGGGCCAGGCGCTCGACCGCCTCCCCCCGGGGCAGGGCAGCGTGCCCTTCGCCGCCTGGTTCGCCACCTTCGCGGGGAAGGGCTATAGCGGCTACTGCTCCTACGAGGCGCCCAATCCCGCCGCGTGGGCGCGCGATCCTACGGTCGTCTCGCGGGAGGCGCTCCAGGCCACGCGCGCGGTAGCCGGGGGGAGCGTCGCATGA
- a CDS encoding adenylate/guanylate cyclase domain-containing protein has protein sequence MSQAGWRDVGSSLKAKLSLLMTAVLMLAILLVAFFLLRQQQQSLTVEMTKRGLAIAQNLAAGAKTSLLQRDDLSLNVLIKDAMKDADLAYVIITDEKGRVRANSDVGRTGEIVERMAPLAPARDQLVVTTYRSLARGGIIDFAVPLTFSRVRLGALYLGFSEESIAAAVRRAQWQTSLITLGMVCLGLGAAVGLATLLSRPIFRLMEGTRAIAAGNFQVALPVTSRDELGTLTESFNQMAKSLREKEMIKRAFSRYVAREVVEEVLKDPDSLHLKGERREVTILFCDIRGFTTMSEHLDPERVVSLLNDFYTVMIDITFKHDGTLDKFLGDGIMAIFGAPIAHPEHALMSVRAALAMQEGIEALSASRVSRGHEPLAVGIGINAGEVVAGTVGTEDRMEYTVIGDNVNLASRLGSSAKPGQILVSRRIWELVKETIDVRAQGPLRVKGKDEEVEVYEVLGPRQVG, from the coding sequence ATGAGCCAGGCCGGCTGGCGGGACGTAGGCAGCTCCCTCAAGGCGAAGCTCTCGCTTCTGATGACGGCCGTGCTCATGCTGGCCATCTTGCTGGTCGCCTTCTTCCTTCTGCGCCAGCAGCAGCAGAGCCTGACCGTCGAGATGACCAAGCGCGGGCTCGCCATCGCCCAGAACCTGGCCGCCGGCGCCAAGACCTCGCTCCTGCAGCGCGATGACCTCTCGCTCAACGTGCTGATCAAGGACGCCATGAAGGACGCCGACCTGGCCTACGTGATCATCACCGACGAGAAGGGGCGCGTGCGGGCGAACTCGGATGTCGGGCGGACCGGCGAGATCGTCGAGCGGATGGCTCCGCTCGCCCCCGCGCGCGACCAGCTTGTGGTGACGACGTACCGCTCGCTGGCCCGCGGCGGCATCATCGACTTCGCGGTGCCGCTCACGTTCAGCCGGGTCCGGCTCGGCGCCCTCTACCTGGGCTTCAGCGAGGAGTCCATCGCGGCCGCCGTGAGACGCGCGCAGTGGCAGACGAGCCTGATCACCCTCGGTATGGTCTGCCTCGGCCTCGGGGCGGCCGTGGGGCTTGCCACGCTGCTGTCGCGCCCGATTTTCCGGCTGATGGAGGGCACGCGGGCCATCGCCGCGGGCAACTTCCAGGTGGCGCTGCCCGTGACCTCGCGCGATGAGCTCGGCACGCTCACCGAGTCGTTCAACCAGATGGCCAAGAGCCTGCGCGAGAAGGAGATGATCAAGCGCGCGTTCTCGCGCTACGTGGCGCGGGAGGTGGTGGAAGAAGTGCTCAAGGACCCGGACAGCCTCCACCTGAAGGGGGAGCGGCGCGAGGTCACCATCCTCTTCTGCGATATCCGGGGCTTCACCACCATGTCGGAGCACCTCGACCCGGAGCGGGTGGTCTCGCTCCTCAACGATTTCTACACGGTCATGATCGACATCACCTTCAAGCACGACGGTACCCTCGACAAGTTCCTGGGCGATGGCATCATGGCCATCTTCGGCGCGCCCATCGCGCACCCGGAGCATGCGCTGATGTCGGTGCGCGCGGCCCTGGCCATGCAGGAAGGCATCGAGGCGCTCTCGGCCTCCCGCGTCAGCCGTGGCCACGAGCCCCTCGCGGTCGGCATCGGCATCAATGCGGGCGAGGTCGTGGCGGGGACCGTGGGTACCGAGGACCGCATGGAGTACACCGTCATCGGGGACAATGTCAATCTCGCCTCGCGCCTCGGGTCCAGTGCCAAGCCTGGCCAGATCCTCGTGAGCCGGCGGATCTGGGAGCTGGTGAAAGAGACGATCGATGTGCGCGCGCAGGGGCCTCTCCGAGTCAAGGGCAAGGACGAGGAGGTCGAGGTCTACGAGGTGCTCGGCCCTAGGCAGGTAGGATGA
- a CDS encoding polysaccharide deacetylase family protein produces the protein MSARGLRFLILLGGVALTAAACATAAPPPPPPPASAPKPVIVRQSEDFLVVVPDAPETSASLAARHLGDRSKAWMIEDYTGAATFPAGQPVVIPKRPWNPTGVTADGYRLVPILVYHNLDRAAKGKLIQSAASFEQQMRYLKTEGYRPISLGDFLEFTRMGRQLPKKSVVLTFDDGYKSFKLFAYPVLKELGFAATLFVYTDYVGAGRNALSWPELKDLQAEGFDVQAHSKTHNDLRRAPGETSAQFERRMQAELALPRDMFKRQLGQMPDTLAYPYGRWDTDVLKQVKASGYLAAFTVLRLANPSFVSPLTIHRSQIYADMTLEDFVKNLTVFQEEDLR, from the coding sequence ATGAGCGCGCGCGGTCTTCGGTTCCTGATCCTGCTCGGGGGCGTCGCGCTGACGGCGGCGGCCTGCGCGACAGCGGCCCCGCCGCCGCCTCCGCCACCCGCGAGCGCGCCGAAGCCGGTGATCGTGCGCCAGTCCGAAGATTTCCTCGTCGTTGTTCCCGATGCGCCGGAGACCTCGGCCAGCCTCGCCGCGCGGCATCTCGGTGATCGGAGCAAGGCGTGGATGATCGAGGACTATACCGGCGCCGCCACCTTCCCGGCGGGGCAGCCCGTGGTCATTCCCAAGCGGCCGTGGAATCCAACGGGCGTGACGGCGGACGGCTACCGGCTCGTGCCGATCCTCGTCTATCACAATCTCGACCGCGCGGCCAAGGGCAAGCTCATCCAGTCGGCGGCCAGCTTCGAGCAGCAGATGCGCTATCTCAAGACCGAGGGCTATCGGCCGATCAGCCTCGGCGACTTCCTCGAGTTCACGCGGATGGGCCGGCAGCTCCCGAAGAAATCCGTGGTCCTCACCTTCGACGACGGCTACAAGTCCTTCAAGCTCTTCGCCTATCCGGTCCTGAAGGAGCTCGGCTTTGCGGCCACCCTGTTCGTCTATACCGACTATGTCGGGGCGGGGCGGAACGCGCTGTCCTGGCCGGAGCTGAAGGACCTCCAGGCCGAGGGCTTCGACGTCCAGGCGCACTCCAAGACGCACAACGATCTGCGCCGCGCGCCGGGGGAGACCTCGGCCCAGTTCGAGCGCCGCATGCAGGCCGAGCTGGCTCTGCCCAGGGACATGTTCAAGCGTCAGCTCGGACAGATGCCGGACACGCTTGCGTATCCGTACGGCCGGTGGGACACCGACGTGCTGAAGCAGGTCAAGGCCTCGGGATACCTGGCGGCCTTCACCGTGCTCCGGCTGGCCAACCCGTCATTCGTCTCGCCCCTCACGATTCACCGGAGCCAGATCTACGCCGACATGACCCTGGAAGACTTCGTGAAGAACCTGACCGTCTTCCAGGAAGAGGACTTGCGGTGA